The window TGTGCCTCATTCTCATCAGTAAAGGGTTCATTGGTCTGGTAGCTCCCCTTACCTTGGTTTTCTATGGGCTGGCACTGATCAACGCAAGCAAATACACCTTGACGGAAGTCCGTAGCCTTGGCATTGTAGAAGTAACTTTGGGGCTGATGGCCTGCCAATGGGAAGGTTTTGGGCTGATCTTCTGGTGCATCGGATTTGGTGCATTACACATCATTTACGGCATCATTATGCATGTAAAATACGACACGTGAAAGACATCTTAAAAGACCTTAACAAAGCATTTGAAAACAAGATACGACTGGGTATCATGTCCGCACTGGTCGTGAATGACTGGATGGACTTTAATGCCCTGAAGCAGTTGCTGGAAGTAACAGATGGCAACCTGGCTTCTCACTTAAAATCACTGGAAAAGAGTGAATATATCAAAATGAAAAAAGAATTTATCGGACGTAAACCCAACACCAAATACGCAGCAACTACGGCTGGGCAGGAAGCCTTTGTAAAGCACATCAAGGCCATTGAGCAGTTACTCAAATAAAAAAAATTTAACCATTCACTTTGAAAAACAAAGTACTTTTAATTAGCAATAATTATATCAATTCATGCTTCAATCATTTTCAACAAACATCTCACAAACTTCAACTCCGAGGAGACTGCTTGGTCTAATCCTTATTTCATTAGTCTTCTGCATCAGTTCACACGCCCAATTCCAGGACAAGCACAACTACGTGCTCGGCGGGTCGTTGGTCGCCTCCAATAATCTCGGTTTCTTAGATGTGAGATTTGGCAAAACCATCAAACAAGGCAATGTTCTGGGTGTATCAGTTAATGCCAGCCAGGATGCAATCACAGGAATTTCAGGATGGTATCGGTTAACCAGGGAGCTTAAAACAATCTCCTTCCCTATTTTCTACAAGATGGACATTGAAGCAGGGTATTTCGACGAAGATGCCATTGCTGTTTCTGTCAATCCAGGATTAACCATTCCTGTCACCAAATCTGCCTATCTGGACCTGTCATTTGCACTGCTACGGCTGCAATACAGGGATGAGCTAGAAAGCTTTGTATCCGTGAATCGCATTGGACTTGGGCTTGTCCTGGGCATCTGAAAATAACTCTTGTTAAACCTTAATGCTTCAATCTTTCAATTATGAACAATCAAAACATGATCACACAGGCTTTTTCAAAGGTCACCCATTCCGTATCCGCGAAATTGGCGAC of the Cytophagales bacterium genome contains:
- a CDS encoding transcriptional regulator, whose amino-acid sequence is MKDILKDLNKAFENKIRLGIMSALVVNDWMDFNALKQLLEVTDGNLASHLKSLEKSEYIKMKKEFIGRKPNTKYAATTAGQEAFVKHIKAIEQLLK